The window GCGCACGGGCGCGCCGATGCTCCCCAGAGACATCGGACTCATCGTCGGTGAGACTGGCATTTCGGCTGGCGACCGAGTGTTGGACGCTGGAACCGGAACTGGCGTTCTCGCCGGGTATCTCGGCCGGATCGGCGCGGATGTCGTTACGTTCGAACGCAAGACCGACTTTGCGGAGGTCGCCCGCGAAAACATCGAAATGGCGGATGTCGCCGACAGAGTCGATGTTCGAACGGGCGACATAACCGAAAATATGGACGACCTCGGCGAGTTCGACGTGCTCACGCTCGACACACCGGACGCGGCGGAGGTCGTCGCGCATGCGCCCGACCTACTCGCCGATGGTGGCTCGCTCGGCGTGTACGCGCCGTTCGTCGAGAGCGCCCGCGATGTCGAACTGGCGGCTCGCGAAGCGAACTTCGACAACATCCGGACGATGGAAACCATCCAACGTGAGATGGATTTCGACGACCGAGGGACGCGGCCCACGACGACCGGCGTCGGTCACACTGGCTATCTGTTATTTGCAAGAAACGTGTGATCGTCCCTCATTTCGATGACCGTCTCAGGTTTCGATTCGCACTCCCTTTTCGAGCAGAAATGCTGAACTATTTCCTACCCGAATTGGAGCCCAATGACCCGATTCCAGAACACAGGACAGCCCGATTGGGACTGGTGGGAACGGCTTTGGCCTGCTCCGAGCGAGCTGCTCCGAACGCTCGGGGTCGAGTCGGGCGAAACCGTCGCGGAAGTCGGTTGTGGCAACGGCTATTTCGTCCTCCCGGCTGCGGAACGTGCGGCGATGGTATATGCGGTCGATATGGACGACGAACTACTGGCAGAACTCGAAGCGATCGCCGAAAATCGCGACCTTACCGGCCGAATCGAAACGATTTGCGGTGACGCTCGGATCCTTCCCTTCCTGCTTCCTGCCAGCGTCTCGTTTGCGCTCGTTGCGAACGTTCTACACGGTGTCGGTGAAAAACGTCAGTTCCTTCGACCGTTCGGCAGGTTCTCGAACCGACCGGCCGAGTTGCGGTCATCAACTGGCACGACCAACCGCGAGCCGAAACGACGCTCGACGGCGAGCCGCGTGGCCCGCCGACAGACGTTCGGATGTCACTCGACGAAACGACGACCCTGCTCGAAGACGCCGGGTTTTCGATCGAAGAAACGGTCGAACTGCCGCCGTTTCACTACGCCGTCATCGCTGAGCGAGCGGAGTGAGCGATGGGTAAACTAACCAACCCCTCCGAATCAGCAACCGACGCAGTCACCAGAAATCAGCGACTCCACAGTTCGTAGCGGCGAGAACGGACCGTCGTAAAAGGTCGTGTTTAGTGATCGTCTTCGCGCCACTTGTGCTCGCACTCGGTGCAGACGAAAAATCGGGTTTCGCTCTCGTCGGCCGAACGAATCTGTTGCATGTACCAGTAGGCTTCGTCGTTGTCGCAGTTCGGACACTGCGCGCTCGTCGTCGGAAGCCCGTTGGTGCCGCCGCCGCTCTCTATTATCTCGCTGGCTTCCTGGTCTTCGGTGATCGTGTAATCGCTGGCGTCGCCTTTCGGCTTCTCGTAGCCACAGCTACCACAGACCCAAAGGCCATCGTCGGCTTTCATCATGGAACCGCACTCGTCACAGAACTCCATCGTTGTCCCGGGATAGCCGACGCGCCCATTTAAACGGCGTGCTTCTTAGCCCTCGCCCTCGGACTGGTATGGCTCACCCACCGCCTCCCGCGGCAGGACGTTGTTGATCTCCGCGTCGATGTCCTCGACGGATTCGTACTCGTCCTGTTCCGTCTGTGCAACGAGTTCGCCGAGGTTCTCTTGTCCTTCCGCGAACAGAACGGTTACATCATCCAGTGCTTCCGCGGCTTCGTCGCGCGACACTGGATAGGACAACCGCTGGAGTTCGGACTCCAGATGGCTGAACTTAACAGTATGTGCCATGGCAACAGAGAACAACGCGAATCGTCTTAGCTGTTATCACGGCCTCCATCACAATCGTCTTCACCGCGGGAACGGTATTTCGAACCGAATGTTCGGTACCGACAGACGGGTATTAGCGCTGGCGCTGGCACGAATGGCGGACGCAGTCGGTAATTCGTTCCTTATCGTCGTGTTGCCGGTGTATATCGCGAGCGGTGCGGTTTCCGGCGACACGTTCGGTCTCGAGGAGGCGATGGTCACGGGAGTCGTGCTCTCGTTGTTCGGCTTTCTCAACAGCTTCACGCAGCCGTTCGCCGGGAGGATCTCCGACCGAACCGGAAAACGAAAGCTGTTCATCCTGCTCGGTCTGGCGATTCTGACGCTGACGAACGTCGCATACGCCTTCGCCGGAAACTATGTGTCGCTCGTCCTCATTCGCGCACTTCAGGGCGTCGGCGTCGCCTTTACGATTCCCTGTACCATCGCGCTCGTCAACGAACTCGCCACGGGTGACACCCGTGGGGGGAATATGGGCGTGTTCAACACGTTCCGTCTGTTGGGATTCGGCCTCGGACCGATCGCGGCAGGGTCGGTCGTGGATGGTGGACCGTACACCATCGCAGGTATCCAACTGACCGGCTTCGACGCCGCGTTCTACTTCGCGGCAGTCGGCGCGCTCGTCAGCTACTTGCTCGTCACCTTGCTGGTGAGCGACCCGAAGCGCACCGAATCGAGTGCCGGCGAGGAGTTCGACCTCTCGCTGCGTAGTTCAGGTGGTGGTCTCGATCCCGTCTTTACGCTCGGACTCACGACGCTGTTTTTGGCGATAAGCATCGCACTTCTGGCGACGATCGAACCGACGATCAACGAACGGCTGGACCAAGGGAAGACGTGGTTCGGACTTCAGTTCGCCGCGTTCGTCCTCGCACAGGTCGCGCTTCAGGCTCCGGTCGGCCGCGCGAGCGACCGGTTCGGCCGCCGTCCCTTCATCATCGTCGGAATGGTCGTTTTGGTCCCAGCGACGCTGGCACAGGGGTTCGTCGGTACCTCGACGCAGATGCTCGTTGCCCGTCTCGTACAGGGTGTCGCCGGCGCGCTGGTGTTCGCGCCTGCGCTCGCGTTGGCCGGTGACCTCGCGCGTGAGGGGCAGTCCGGAACTCAACTCTCCATCCTGACGATGGCGTTCGGACTGGGGACCGCAATCGGTCCGCTTGCGTCCGGATTCCTCGTTCGGTATGGCTTCTCGATTCCGTTCGAGTTCGGGGCGATACTGGCGGCGCTCGGCGCACTCCTCGTCTACACGCAGGTCGAAGAAACGATGTCAGTGGGTGCGGATTCGGACGCCGAATCGCGCCCGGCGCCGCAAGATTGAGGGTTTCTACTTGAATTCCGGTTCCCGGTCGTCCAGGAACGCGGCCATTCCTTCGCGTTGGTCGTGCGTACCGAACAGCGAACTCCAGAGACGGCGCTCGTAGCGGAGGCCTGCCGACTGGGTTCCCTCGT of the Haladaptatus caseinilyticus genome contains:
- a CDS encoding methyltransferase domain-containing protein yields the protein MTILLVHGDREYLRDPGEELQTDLGVLTVPEDVQPGDTLMTHLDEEFTVRRLRGPDLFHHFERTGAPMLPRDIGLIVGETGISAGDRVLDAGTGTGVLAGYLGRIGADVVTFERKTDFAEVARENIEMADVADRVDVRTGDITENMDDLGEFDVLTLDTPDAAEVVAHAPDLLADGGSLGVYAPFVESARDVELAAREANFDNIRTMETIQREMDFDDRGTRPTTTGVGHTGYLLFARNV
- a CDS encoding transcription factor S, which translates into the protein MEFCDECGSMMKADDGLWVCGSCGYEKPKGDASDYTITEDQEASEIIESGGGTNGLPTTSAQCPNCDNDEAYWYMQQIRSADESETRFFVCTECEHKWREDDH
- a CDS encoding DUF5789 family protein, translated to MAHTVKFSHLESELQRLSYPVSRDEAAEALDDVTVLFAEGQENLGELVAQTEQDEYESVEDIDAEINNVLPREAVGEPYQSEGEG
- a CDS encoding MFS transporter; its protein translation is MFGTDRRVLALALARMADAVGNSFLIVVLPVYIASGAVSGDTFGLEEAMVTGVVLSLFGFLNSFTQPFAGRISDRTGKRKLFILLGLAILTLTNVAYAFAGNYVSLVLIRALQGVGVAFTIPCTIALVNELATGDTRGGNMGVFNTFRLLGFGLGPIAAGSVVDGGPYTIAGIQLTGFDAAFYFAAVGALVSYLLVTLLVSDPKRTESSAGEEFDLSLRSSGGGLDPVFTLGLTTLFLAISIALLATIEPTINERLDQGKTWFGLQFAAFVLAQVALQAPVGRASDRFGRRPFIIVGMVVLVPATLAQGFVGTSTQMLVARLVQGVAGALVFAPALALAGDLAREGQSGTQLSILTMAFGLGTAIGPLASGFLVRYGFSIPFEFGAILAALGALLVYTQVEETMSVGADSDAESRPAPQD